TGGGCGCTGCCCTGGCGGCTCGCAACGCCTGCCAGGAGAACGAAGCCTGTCCCGCACTTGACACCCCGCCGCCCCTGGACCATAAGATGGGCTTGCCGGAGGCAGGTCAGGCCGCCCGCCTGCCGTGGGGCTGGCTGCAGTGGTGAGGAGGGCGGGGAGACGCCGCGGGGGTGCAACGCGCCGGGGGATGAATCCCCCGGCTAGCTGTGTCTGCTCTCGCTGCGCGAGGCTCTGGCGGAAGACATCCTTCAATAAGAGCTACGGCGTGGCATGCCCGAGGTGGTCTCATGGCCCATGCTCACGAGCGACATTCCAGGGTGGTGGGGCTGGCGATTGGACTGGCGTTGCTCCTGGTCGCCCTGGGCGGATGGGCGGGTGGGCCAAGCCCCATCGCCAAGACGGATCGCTGTCCGGTCTGCGGCATGTTTGTGGGCCGGTATCCCGACTTCGCGGCCCAGATCGAGCTGGCCGCAGGCGGCGTTCTCCACTTCGACGGGGTCAAGGATCTGTTCAAGTGCTATCTGGGGCAGGCTGGCCAGGATGTCGGCTGCAAGGCCCGGGACTGGGGGGCGGTGTGGGTGCGGGACTATGTTTCCCTGGCCTGGATCGACGGCCGGCAGGCCTTCTTTGTCATCGGCAGCGACGTGTTCGGCCCCATGGGACGCGAGCTGATCCCTTTTGCCGCCGAGGCCGCTGCCCGGGCCTTTGTCGAGATCCACGGCGGCACCCGGGTGCTGCGCTTCGGGGAGATCACCCCGGAGCTCATCGTGCAGCTGGACTGATGCTCCGGCCCAGGCGGCGGTGCCGGCCGCTCTCGCCGGCCTGACCGTTGCCGCCATGCCCATGCGTCTGTCGGTCCATACCAGCCTGCGGGCCTTCCTCCTCCTGTTCGGCCTCGCCTCGTCGGCGGCTATGCTGTTCATCACCGCCCGGGTCACCACCGCGGTGGGCAGTCTGGCCGAGCGCTCCCTGGAGAGCACGGCCTTTGCCCTGGCCTTCGCGGTGGAGAGCGCCCTTTTGGCCGGGGAGCAGGCGGAAGAGGTGCAGCGGATCCTGTCGGACCGGGTGGTGGCGTACGCGCTCGTGGCCGACGCCCAGGGGACGATCCTCTTCCACACCAACCCGGAGCTGGTGGGCAGCCGGCTGCCGGCGGCGGAGGCCGAACCGCCCCGGCCGGTGGCTGGCCGGCCGGGCGGCCAGCGCCTGCGGCTCGGCACCCAGGCCCCGGCCTTTGCCTTTTCCTATCCGCTCCGCAGCCGGCAGGATCGGCCGGAGCTGCTGCGGCTGGTGCTGCACACCGCGCCGGTGGACCGGATCGCCGGCGAGGCCCAGGGCCTGTGGGGCGGGACCGCGGCCCTTCTGGCCGTGCTGTGGGCCTTGGCCATCGGTCTCGAACGGATCCTGGCCCGCCAGCTGCGGCTGCAGGCCGACCTGGCCCGCAGCGAGCGGCTGGCCCTGGTCGGCCAGATGACCGCCACCCTGGCCCACGAGA
This region of Thermodesulfobacteriota bacterium genomic DNA includes:
- a CDS encoding ATP-binding protein, producing MPAALAGLTVAAMPMRLSVHTSLRAFLLLFGLASSAAMLFITARVTTAVGSLAERSLESTAFALAFAVESALLAGEQAEEVQRILSDRVVAYALVADAQGTILFHTNPELVGSRLPAAEAEPPRPVAGRPGGQRLRLGTQAPAFAFSYPLRSRQDRPELLRLVLHTAPVDRIAGEAQGLWGGTAALLAVLWALAIGLERILARQLRLQADLARSERLALVGQMTATLAHEIRNALGSTKGFAQWVDEKTGPEDPRKAGLAAVLAGTERIDGLVEGLLLYARGERYCLAPVDAGQALRQAAATCPQPGCTTVEAPDRIRVLGDAEKLHRVLANGIRNALEAGGDGAPVRLVARPAGRRVLIRIEDRGPGIPADSAARLFTPFFTTKAAGTGLGLAYARKVIEGMRGEIALANRDGGGAVLSIWLPRG
- a CDS encoding nitrous oxide reductase accessory protein NosL, whose product is MAHAHERHSRVVGLAIGLALLLVALGGWAGGPSPIAKTDRCPVCGMFVGRYPDFAAQIELAAGGVLHFDGVKDLFKCYLGQAGQDVGCKARDWGAVWVRDYVSLAWIDGRQAFFVIGSDVFGPMGRELIPFAAEAAARAFVEIHGGTRVLRFGEITPELIVQLD